The sequence TAAATTGAACTGTGATGAGAGTTATCAGGACTGTTAGAACCAGGGAGGATCAGAAGTTAAATGTTCCCTCAGTCTTTATCCGGGACCAGCACAAATATCCGGGTCCCATCATCAGGAACGATTCAGTGATGTGGACCATGAGCTGCAGACTGGTCGCACCAGTCAACATGCTGGGATGCAAACTCTCTGTGGGGAGGCGATGTTCCTTAAAGCAGCACTTTTTAGATCCTGCTGTGACTGTCACCTTAAACATCTGCAGACATGCAGGCGACAGATAACGGTTCAATTCAATTTGTAAATCataaacattatctcaaggtcCTTTACACgatagagaaacacaacagttcccacaatgagcccCACGATGCTTTCAGAACGCTCCTCAAGCTTCAGAGACGATCCCGTCACATGTTTGAGACGAGTTCAGTCTCCAGGTTAATTCATTAACTTCACTTTAACTGAAGCAGAACTGGGACGAGGGGCTGGACTTGTTTCTGGGAACACTGGAACGTCAGTCTGGGTTTTAATCCAGTGTTTTgtgatgcatttattttattttctttctggaCTAAGTCACTAACTAACTGACTAACTAGGTCATTGACTGACTAAGTAAATGGCAGACTGTCTGACTtagtaactaagtaactaaCTGATTGACTtagtaactaagtaactaaCTGATTGACTtagtaactaagtaactaaCTGACTAACTAggacactgactgactgaccaaGTGTAAAGACGTGGATGACACGGAGACCCAGGGGGAGGGACCCGGGCAGGACCCCCGAGGAGGCGCCTCCTGTCCGGGCGGATAATCTCTAATCAGACAGTCACCGACCTGCATTTCTCCCCGAAGCCGGGCAGCTTGTCCAGCAGCCGGGACACGCTGCTCTCCACGCGGCCGAAGTCCCGGTAGGTGTGCTCGGTGCAGTCGGCGGTGCGGATGAAGGTCTGGTAGTTGGAGAACGCCAGCTCCCGGGTCTGCTGCAGGATCTGCGCCCGCTCCTCCGCCAGCCGCTCCGGCTCCCGGCTCAGCTTCTCCACCCCGAAGGAGCTGAGCTCGGACAGGTAGGCGGTGAAGTCCGGGTTGTCCCTCCAGCTGTCCGGGAAGCTGTCCCGGAACACCGACGCCAGGATACTCTCGTCCTCCACGTCCACCGCCGCCATGTTGGACGGACAGGCTCGAGCGACAGTTCCCTCcggaggtttgtttgtttgtttgtatgtcaaattaaaaacaacgtgtaaataaaaaagacgCAGATTTAACGTgaagatttaaagattttaaatgatCGTCCTATGATTTCACAGCGGAACTTCTTCTTCATGGTTTGTTTTTACCTACCCGAGCTGGAGGAGCCCCCGCCCCTAGACTGCCTCTGGTTGGTTTATGTTGTCagaaaaataatgatgattGGTTAGGAGCATCCaggtcagccaatcagaggcaggaTAGGGGTGGGGAAACAACGCGTTCTTCTTCGGGGCCCCTTCATTGAACAGGCTGCATTGTTAGCACCATCCAACGGTCACTGAGTGTCAAAACAGGTCACCAACTTTAATTAACAAACCTTTCAACTAACTTTGATggagataaataataataaatctcttaaaatgtgttttacttgGATTTTCATTTAGAAGAAACACGTTTACACGGGCTAGTATActgaaacatacaaacatacaatccAGGGCTGTTGTACAATATAAATCATATAAATATCCGGtagaatttaaatatattcaagGTTTTAAcacctggatgaaaaaaaaaaatcttcctcAAACCAAATACCACATTTCCCCAAACAATGAAGTTTGAAAacatatcagaatcagaaattaTGTATTGCCAGGTAGGTAAACACCTGGAAGTAGTAAGTATATTGATCAATAAATATGATCAATGATAAACTAACAGAGGTCAATCAAGACGTCAGTTTGTGTTTAGTTCTCTTATTACTCAATATTATTAAGTTGTGACGGTGGAGTCAGGTAGGCTCCGTAAGGATGCGGATCCAGGATCTGGTCAAACTTGATTATTAAAAACTTTAAAGTGCATAAACAACTTCTGTGATTCCGTTTGTTGGTGTTAATAAAGTTGTCTGTGACGACAGCGGAAGTAGCTGCTGGGTCTCGCTGTTGCTCAGTTGCTAAGCTACAGCCGAGGAGCAGCGGACTGTCAACAGGTCGTCGGCGGCCGGACGGACGATCTGCGGCCGGTGCAACGCTCCAGCGACCCGGGGTTCTGATGCTTGACCGCCGCGGACACACGGAGGAGGAACCGATCGCTCCGGTGGCAGCTAGCTCCGGCTAGCTCGCGGTGCTAACCGGGTTTAACGGCGCTCGGCTAACGGTAAACAAGCGACGTGACCGGAGAACCTCCGCCGGGGTCCCGCTCAGCTACCCGGCCTCTGGTGAAACGAGTCCGCGAGAAATCTGCGTGTTGCTCGCTAATCTGGCTTTAAGAGATGTAGCTTAGCATCAAGCTAGCTAGCTGTGTTGATAAAGGAGTGTTGCACTTGTTTTGGTTACCCCGCACATCCCGTGACCTGCAGCCGAGCTCCAGTCTCTATCGCGGTTCACGTTGTTTACAGTGACTCGGTGtccagtttattaggaacacctggGAAAGCTAAAGCTAACTCCAACACTTCAGTTATCAGGTCAAACGTTTCCCTCTGTCAGACACGTGACACCTGAGTTTACTAACTTCAGCTGCATCACTTTTCCAAAACACTTGTTTGTGTCTCACTGTTTAACTGTACACACACGTTGTGTAGAAGAAGACTTCCaggttgtcagtttgctttagTGTCCCAGTGTCAGTGGTCacagattaaagattaaagacaAATTAATTCATTACATCTATAACTCTCTAATGGAGATGAGgtgaaactttattgatccaaaCACTGGGGACATTCagctgttacagcagcagcaggtcagaaTGAGGGAGACAAGCAATAGAATAAAAGACAACTCAATAGAAATACAATAAAGTTGATTAAAATATGTTAATTACTGTGATGAAATAAACAAGAATATGTAAAAAATCATTAAATACAGAAGGTAACTGATGATAAATGAAAGTGTATCTTGCTGACAGGGCCGGAGAACATCAGTGCTGCTCtgatgtgcacatgtgtgttttcagtgtttgtgggtttgtgtgtttgtttcgcTGCAGGTGAACGACAACCCGACGACTGAATCTGAAGCTCGACTCAATCCGTGATTTAATGTCGACAGTGTCCAGCGTCTCAAACAAACCAGTGTGACCAGTATGGCTGCTGCCAACTCCACCAAGATCTCATGGCGACTGCGTAAGTGCTTGTTCCTCCTTTTTGTTTCAGACTGAGCTGAACTCTCTTCTTTCCACTCAAGTGTTTGATTGAACAGCAACACACTTCACCTCATATTTAACATGTTCTCAAAAACTTTAACTTTCAATTCAGCCTcgttcatattttcttttattcatccaTCATTCTGTTTAGTGGGTCGCTGTAGTAAAGTCTCTGACCTGTGGGGGGCGCTGCAGTAAagtcagcagcagagaaagagacgtGATCTGAGCATCAACAACAGATAAAGTGTAGAACTGAACATATTCTGGTGTCAATCAGAGAGGACATGACTCGTGTCTGCCCCCTAGAGGAGATGCACTGCAGGTCCTCATTAAGAACACAGATCATCATGTGAAAGACTCGTCTACAGCATCAAGTCGTTGGGActgagctgctctctgctctcagtccTCGTCTCCTCCGGCAGCTCAGGACTAAACGTGTCCCTCCTGTTGTGTGCAGAGGAGTTCGAGGCTCACTCCAGCAgcgtctcctgtctgtctctgggaCAGAGCTCCGGCCGCCTGCTGGCCACAGGGGGAGAGGACTGCCGGGTGAACATCTGGGCTGTGAGCAAAGCCAACTGCATCATGGTGAGACAGCGtcctcactgcagcagctgccacaGCACCTGCACCACACTGCACTCATActcattactgtgtgtgtgtgtgtgtgtgtgtgtgtgtgtgtgtctctcagagTTTGACTGGTCACAAGAGCCCAGTGGAGTGTGTCCAGTTCAACATGTCCGAGGAGCAGGTGGTTGCTGGTTCCCAGTCCGGATCAATACGAGTCTGGGACCTGGAGGCTGCAAAGAGTGAGGCCCAgtttgttactgtgtgtgtgtgtttgtctgtgtgtgtgtttgtctgtgtgtgtttgtgagagagttTTTTTAGATAGAAGTTTGTTCTTTAGTTGATTAAAAGAACCACTCTGCTGTTTCATCTCCTCCAGTTTTAAGGACTCTGATGGGACATAAAGCAAACATCACCAGTCTGGGCTTCCATCCGTATGGAGAGTTCCTCGCCTCCAGCTCCATGGACACAAAcatcaaggtgtgtgtgtgtttgtgtgtgtgtttaaaatacGTGTTTGActatgtgtgttgttgttttcttgttctACATTCAttgcacttttatttatctttggTTTAATTTGATCCCTTTCAGCTGTGGGACGTTCGAAGGAAAGCATATGTGTTCAAATACATGGTaagaagtgtgtttgtttgtttgtttgtttgttcatagACAGTTTGTTCTTGAAGCATCGAGGAATCCCCTGAGTGATGCTCAGTGTGAACATGTGTCACAATCAGCTTCTTGTcaattgttctttctttaactaaactaaaactTCGTCAGCTCTGTTTACACAAGTCTCAGTTTcagcttgtttttgttgcatgaAAGAAGTCACAGCTGATGAggatttcagaataaaagccttTACTTGTCTGTGAATGATCAAGTTGTGTTTGCGTCTCAGGGTCACACTGAGGCCGTCAGAAGTCTGGTCTTCAGTCCCGATGGGAAGTGGTTGGCTTCAGCCAGTGACGACTGCACCATCAAGGTACAAACTGATCCAGGACCttccagctgctctcagacctgaACTGATCATCTCGCTCCTTGTTTGAGACtgtctccctcctgcctccatgTTGATGCCACGTTGTTCATCTGTGTCCTCGTCTCTCGTGTCCTCAGCTGTGGGACCTGAACCAGGGCAAGACCATCACAGAGTTCAAGTCTCACTCAGGCCCCGTCAACATCCTCCAGTTCCACCCCAACGAGTACCTGCTGGCTTCAGGCAGCTCCGACAGGTACGTCTCCACCTGAGCTCTCTGTTGCTTTGATCCTGTTGAATCCAGATCTATCAGTTtgagtttgtttatgtgttttcattaatttgtgtatgtatgtatgtatgtgtgtgtgtttgtgtgtttgttgcagaaCCGTCAAGCTGTGGGATCTGGAGAAATTTACCATGATTGGTTCGATGGAGGGAAACACGTCTGCAGTCAGGTGAGTGAAGCAGGGCGGACGCCATGCTACTGGAgtatgacctctgacccctgagccctcacctgacctctgacctgtgttttcaggtgtgtaaGTTTCAGTCCGGACGGCACCTGTCTCTTCAGCGGCGGCACCGACTCTCTGCGGGTCTTTGGCTGGGAGCCTGACCGCTGCCTCGATGTGGTGACGGTCGGCTGGGGCAAAGTCTCTGACCTGGCAGTTTGCAACCAGCAGCTGGTGTGTAGCGCCCCCTACAGGATCACGATAGAAACAACAGCTCACCTTCTTCAGCCTGAAGGCTCTGAACTCACGACCCGTTTCTCTCTCGTTCTTCTCGTCCTCCGTCAGATCGGCGTGTCCCACCAGCTCTCCAGCGTGTCCTCGTACGTGGTCGATCTCAAGAGGGTGAAGAAGAGCGGCGGCTCTGTGATCAAGGGAATCATCCAGGACTACCAGCCGCTCACAGAGCCCAAAGAGCCCAAAGGAGCCGCTCTGCGAAAGAGCTACGACCGACCCACGACCACCTGCAGCTCCCAGAGGTGAGCACACGCACATCTGTCACCAccactctgctgctgtaaacatttttatgaaaatattgtttttgggAAAATATCAACAGAGTATA comes from Platichthys flesus chromosome 1, fPlaFle2.1, whole genome shotgun sequence and encodes:
- the katnb1 gene encoding katanin p80 WD40 repeat-containing subunit B1, whose protein sequence is MAAANSTKISWRLQEFEAHSSSVSCLSLGQSSGRLLATGGEDCRVNIWAVSKANCIMSLTGHKSPVECVQFNMSEEQVVAGSQSGSIRVWDLEAAKILRTLMGHKANITSLGFHPYGEFLASSSMDTNIKLWDVRRKAYVFKYMGHTEAVRSLVFSPDGKWLASASDDCTIKLWDLNQGKTITEFKSHSGPVNILQFHPNEYLLASGSSDRTVKLWDLEKFTMIGSMEGNTSAVRCVSFSPDGTCLFSGGTDSLRVFGWEPDRCLDVVTVGWGKVSDLAVCNQQLIGVSHQLSSVSSYVVDLKRVKKSGGSVIKGIIQDYQPLTEPKEPKGAALRKSYDRPTTTCSSQRVKQRSDSERRSPEGQRRSPSEDEAEEKVSSAEIHNAEDFKEIFQPKSAISRTPPKVSEPFPAPPEDETILAIGRQLRDMTSLFPDKSQAPPLASSTPVQRVEPTVVSSSKHPSAGDPAAPRPPPAQPRVTTAKTKPLPKVILSTRNEPIGLNMDDYLLTSPNNRPGALSDDEVLSQMRKGHDTMCVMLSRRNMNLSTVLAVWNREGVKSAMDAAVSMNDLSIVVDLLNILNLQPSLWKLDVCTTVLPQVDKLLQSKYESYIQTGCTSLKLIMKHFWGLISDTLRATPSIGVDITREERHQKCRACCKQLKNLSNIVKNKATQVGRHGSTFLELQLLLAPLDDSL